From the Chiloscyllium plagiosum isolate BGI_BamShark_2017 chromosome 10, ASM401019v2, whole genome shotgun sequence genome, the window tgaactgtgggaggaaaccagagcacccggagagtgtgcaaactccacacagtcagtcgcctgaggcaggaattgaacccaagtctctggcgctgtgaggcagcagtgctaaccactgtgccacccactttttgTGGAAATGAAATACAGACAGTTGTTATAAGTAAACTGATCACAACCACATTATGCTGCCTGGGCAAAATGAAAATCTAGCTCCGTATCCAATACAAAAAGGTAGAAAGCCTTGATTATGGCTGTGTGGTATTAACTAAGAATTAAAAGCCTTCTGTTTTTGGAATAAAGATTTAAAGTGCTACTCAATTTAACAAGTTCATTGAATCCTTAAGTATAAATAATAGAATGTATCAGATTACAAAGAATGAGCAATGTTTTATTATTTGCTTTGTGTTTAAGACTTCAATATTTAGAAGATGCTGTAAACAGTTTCAGTCAAGCATTGAAATTGGACCCATTTTTTGTGGACGCATATAATGGACGTGGAAACGTGTACATGGATTCTGCTCACACAGCTGGAATAAAGCAAGCACAAAAAGATTTTGTGCAAGCACTTCATTTAAATCCCAAATGTGTGAAAGCTAGACTCAACCTAGGATACAACTTTCAGGTAAGGAGGTTCTTGGtgatttattatttaaatattaatgttCTAAAGTTGTATTTAAGTAACATTTTCTAGAACTCCATTATTGCATTTACAAAGCAACTTTGCATATTTTTCAGAGAGGTATGAAGAAATATATAGATGTTAAATGAAGATAGGAgatatggggagggggggggggtttgtcAACAAAAGATAATCAAAGTGGTGAGTTTTAAAAGGAGAGTGTAAAAGTGGAAGAGAGGCCAAGAGGCATAAAATTCAAAAGAACTCTTCAGTGTGAAATTTAAGTGTCGTAAAGTAAAAAGATGGGATGCCTTTCGAAAGATTGTAGCTGGAAGGAAGATTGCAGAGATTGTAATGAGgttgcttttaaatcttcctGTTGAAGTAAAAATTTACTCAACATTTCCAGATCAGATTGTGAACATTGCAAAAGATTTGTGTTTCACACAATGACTACTATTACCTTGGTGAAAGCAATAAATTAAAAATTGCAAAGATATTGACATGACTTTGATATCCGAGAGAAAGGATTTGCTAAACCAATTATGAATTGCTAAGAAAACAATTTAgtactgtagagtcatagagatgtccagcacggaaacagaccattcggtccaactcgttcatgctgaccagatatcccaacccaatctatcccacctgccaacacctggtccatatccctcaaacccttcctattcaaatactcatccagatgccttttaaatgttgcaattgtactagcctccaccacttcctctggcagcttaatccatatacataccacccactgcatgaaaatgtttccccttacgtctcttttgtttcttttccctcccaccctaaacctatgccctctagttctggacacacccaccagggagaaaaaaccttgtctatttatcgtatccccctcatgattttataaacctctaaaatgatcactgctcagcctcctacactccagggaaaacagccccagcctattcaacctctccctattgctcaaatcctccaaccctggcaacatccttctaaatcttttctgaaccctctcaagcttCAGAACATCCCTTCAATAGGAaagatgaccagaattgcacgcaatattccaaaagtggcctaaccaatgtcctgtacagccacaacatgacctcccaactcctgtactcaatactctgaccaataaaggaaagcatgcgaaaccccttcttcactatcctacctacctgcagctccagtttcaaggagctatgaaccagcactccaagatttctttgttcaataacactccctaggaccttaccattaagtgtataagtcctgctaaaatttgatttcccaaaatgcagcacctcgcatttatctaaattaaactccatctgccacttctcagcccattggcccatctaaccaagatcctgttgtaatctgacgtaaccttcttcgctgtccactacacctccaattttggtgtcatctgcaaacttattaactatatctcttatgctcacatccaaatcatttatataaataacgaaatgtagtggacccagcaccgatccttgtggcactccaatggtcacagtcctccagtctgaaaaacaaccctccaccaccaacctcttgtcttctacctttgagccagctctgtacccaaatggctagttctccctgtattccataagatctaaccttgctgaccagtcttccatggggaaccttgttgaacaccttactgacgtccatatagatcacatctaccgctctgcccttatcaatcctctttgttaattcttcaaaaaactcaatcaagtttgtgagaaatgatttcctatgcacaaagccatgttgacaatccctaatcagtccttgcctttccaaatacatgtgcatcctgtccctcaggattccctccaataacttgcccaccaccgatgtcaggctcactggtctatagttccctggcttgtcctttgtTTTACATTTATAGATGTTCCAAAATGAGAAGTTACACCTTACGATTTCTAATTTCACTTCCATgtgcaaatgcaattttaaaataccTCAACTCTAAACAAAACACTCAAATATATAACAAATACAAattgaaaatcaatgtttttttatttttaagatggTGATTGCCTTAAATGAAGTTAAACTTTTCCCTTTCAGGTTCTGGGAAAATTTCAGAAAGCGTGGAATCAGTTTACAATTACAATTGATATTGATCCAATGTTTCATGATGCttatgaaggtcgagcagtgatTAATCTACAAATGAACAATACGTTTGCAGCATTTCAGGACATCAATGCTGCATTGAAGGTAGACATAAGAATATTGCTTGAAGACACACATCTCCAATATAGCACAATTTGAAAAGGATGATTTTTCAAAGGGAATTTTGCATTAAATTGTTGGAGTCTGTTAAGGaagttttaacaaaataaatttagAAAAGCACAGTATAATTAGAAtaagtcagcatgattttatgtAAGGGAAATCCTGTTCAATAAGTAAAGAGttcttttttgaggatgtaatgaaTAGCGTTGATCGAAGGGAACCAGTAGCTGTCGCATAGTTAGATATCCAAAAGACATTCTATAGAAGTGTCACACATAACAGAAGAGCTCATGGAATTGAGTGTGATGATATTATATCTAGATAAAGAATGGGAATAAATtgggcattttcaagttggcaggctgtgactggTGTGGTGCTGCAAAGATCAGTTTGAGATCTCAAAAACCTAAATCTTACACTATTGAGTCATAAATTAATCACCCTGTCTCTTTGGAGACTCTCTCggactctgagtgaagacatttctcctcattccttCTTTTCCTCCACCAGTGAGCTGTCCTTTTCAATGACCTCACCAATGTAAGGCTCACATCCTTGAGCATTATGGAGAGCAGAGCAGATCATCACAATTGCAGAGTTCCTAATAGGAAGGTATTGCAGCCAGCATCTGAGCAGTTCTTACACCTGACCCAGTGCTTTCAGACCAATCAGTTGTGAATCTGATTTGTTGCCCAGCCTTAGTGAAGAGGGTATCTGTCACATGGGTTATATTCATAGAATATtgatagagtccctacagtgtggaaacaggccattaggcctaacaagtccacaccaatgatCAAGagcacccatccagacccattccactaacctattactctacgtttacccctgaataatgcacttaACACACACATcgccgaacactatgggcaatttaacttggccaattcacctaacctgcacatctttggattgtgggaggaaaccagaatacctcgagaaaacccacgcagacacagggagaatgtgcaaactccacacagacagttgcccaacgctggaattgaacacgtgtccctggcactgtgaggcagcagtgctaaccattgagccattgtgctgcccattgtgtcagtggtggggggaggtggatgGTTGGATGGAGGCAGCACAGTTTTATATATAAAATTAGTGTACTGTTGCTTGCAAGATGCCGCAGAGATTCACACTCGTAAGGACACAGATGTTTGTGACCATTTGCTTAGAGTCCGTTTCCTTCACCATTTGCTTAGAGTCCATTTTCTTCATCCTTACACAATTCTCCTCTGTAAATTAGATTGCATGCTGGGGATAATTTGCCATTCTTCATATCTCTTGCCCCTCTTCTGACTTTCTGATGCCCAACTGTCTGCTCTCCTTCTACCAATCACCATGGATTTCTGAGGCAAAAGCACCTATTTCCAGCTGCAGGCTTCCTCATACTTAGATGTAGCTAAAACACCCTGGCTTTGACACCTGGTCTGAAATAGATAGTGCAGGCTGCCTATGGAAAACTCAAACCTGAGACGGGCCTTTAACAAGCCCTTAATGTCCCGTTTAAATGATCACATTTGCATGCCTCCTATCCACATCGCTGGAATCCAGACCTTTTTTCTGCATTTAGCCCAAGGCAGTCAGGAGCTAAGTGAtcctggaggaacccaaaccaACCCAAACCTCAGTGAACATATTATTTCTTTGTAAGTGTTACCCGATAGCACCAACGATCCCTTCCATTTCTttgctgatgatggagagtatacTGAGATGACAATAAGTTgggttggatctgtcctgctcTTTGTCCATAAGGTTTACCTGGACAATCTTCCACATCgccaggtagatgtcagtgtggGACACGAGACATCCAGATGCATGATGCCATTGTCATTTTTCTCAAGTGCACACCTCCATTCTCATCAGACACAGACCCAAAAATCTAAGTCTGTCTTAACTGCAGAACTAATTAATACTTATTTAATTGATCAGTAAAGAGGATATCTCTGTGCACGTTGGCCCAAGTGTGGTTGGATCCACCACCACAAAGCAGTGTAAGAATGTAAACAATCCAAGTATCCACATACATTATCAGAGACTGCATTGGGATACTACTGCAATTTTGATAGGACAGAAATAAAGAATCAGAACAGCTGCCCAGAGATTAGGGGCTACAGGAAGTAAACCATATAAATTGGAAAAGTATCACTTACTAAAGtttattacaatatttaaaataggcATGCACGTTTGAAGGAAATAAATTTTTGCTGCAAAGAAGGTTACTCTAACAATTCTGTCACAGAAGAGGTGGGATGGTTAACACTGGTTGCAATATAGAGCAGAATGtatgtgtcctacacctgcacacatacacacacaacatgggtgctggggaataaataaaCACTACCtttgttaggtggtagtgtggggattaaagagaaaacaaaaaccaggagattagaacctcctaaaaaaaaaagagcaggatGCACAGACTTTGAGTAAGATACTATTGCAATATTACAAAACAGGAACGCATTAAGATTCTTGTTGCATGCAAATCAAATTAATTGGTTTGTCATTGACATGATCTGTGGGATTACCTAATACTAAAGGTAACTGTTGATGTATTGATGTTGCTTATATCCAATTAGTTTCCTGCTTCAGCAAACGGGTTGTTTTTACTCTTTCACATTTATATCTGAAGCAATTGGTTTTTATTCATTCTGAATTAATATATTGTTGCTGCAGTTTCAACTAACTGTTTAGTTTCTTGGAGAAAAATTTGCTTTTTTAGAAAATAAAGGGGAGAAAGGAGTCTGTATAATTGTGCTAATCACTTACATCACTACTGTTACACTAACAATTTTCTTCTTCTTTGTATTGCATAATTGAATATAGAACCTTGGGTCAGTTCAGCTCTACATGTTAGCCAATCAAAGCACAAATAAAGGCTTGGGCAGCTAATTCATTACTGACCATTAGTAAATATTGGACCTTATTTGGTTTGCTTCTCAAAGATGTAGGGCACCCAATTTTGCTAAGTGTTGTAGCTATACTACTAATTATCATTAATACAAAAAATATCATGCTGAATAAATTAGCACTGTAAAATAAGCATATCTTATTTCTTACAGATCTGTAAATCTGCAAAGTTGTTTACAAACCGTGGAGTGATCAACCAGTTCACAGGAGATCTAACCAATGCTATGAGAGACTATCAGAAAGCTGTATCTCTCGATCCCACCTATTCACTGgcttattttaatgcagccaaCCTTTACTTTTGCAACAGACAATTTGCACAGGTACTGCACTTTCCCCccacaatatttaaaaaacttCAATGTATTAAATCCACTTTGCAATTGCTGAATAATGTTGATCTCTATTTTCACTGTTCATAAAGATTTAAATCGATTTCAGTATAGATTAAAACACAATTATAGTATTtctgaatgaataattttacTGCCGTATCAGAAAAAGTACATTGTAAAGCAGTGGGTGAGGAAAATTATACAAAGTAGATAATTGCTTGCATTGCCATTTTTTAAATTAGTGAAATTACTAAAGtttattacaatatttaaaataggcATGCATGTTTGAAGGAAATAAATTTTTGCTGCAAAGAAGGTTAGTAAGATTAATTAGTGAAATCTTACATcctcatttttttcttaataacCGTCTCTTATTCATACATGCATTTATTTTGTGTGCAGCTTTCAAATATGTGAAGCGTAATCCATATTGAATGGGTATGAATCCACTATAGCAACTTGTATAAGATCTGATGGTTAGAACAGCTCTGAAATGCCACCTTGTAAATTACCAGGCATCAAATGGGTTTACCCATCTTGTGAAATGGTTACTAATCTTAATTCAGGTTGCAGGTTTAAAGGGACTTACAACAACTTCGAAAAGGAATAGCTGCTGAATATTCTAATTTATCAATTTCTAAGTCTCACAAAAGGAAAAATAGTAATAATTGTTCTGCATCATTTAGAGCAATGGAAATTTCTTAACTGTTGAACTACAACTAATTTCTAATGTCTAACTATACTTTGCTGAAGACCTTGTATTATTCAATTGTATAGTAAATGCAATAAATTCAATTGGATATCATTCTTTGCCTTTTCCCAGAACCTCATGTTCATGATATCAAAAAAGACATTAACCATTAAACAGAACACTTTCCCATTTTAGGAAACCCGAACTGATACAAGGTATCTTCAGGTCAAATGCAGCACAGGCAGAGTTCATCATTTTAACAAAATACAAACATGCATCTGCTATATCTTTTGAAACATGTACACCTTCTGCACAGTTAGTCAATTTCTACAAGTAGTTCATGCTTTGTGGCTTCTTCAATGCTGGTTAGCTGGCGAATTGTCCATTCTTTTATCCGAATTTGCTGGAAGATAGTAAGGAGAGATGTTTTACACTCAGTCCCATGTAATTTTGAAAGCCTCAGCAAAAAGAGCTATTGCATAACTAAGTTTAGCTATACAATGAATAATAATTCTATTTGGTTAGCAATAGTGAGAGTATCTATTGCCTGTATGATGAGCATGCAAGATGCTTGTTTCTCCATTATGAAATTTTGTCTGATGTTCACTTCAAAGTCCTTCCACTGGCTTAGGTTTGGAGACAGAGCCAAATTGTTGGAATAATTTAAacctgaagagaaattgagcccaGTTATGAATTTGTGCCAGAGACAGGGGCTCTTTTTGTTGGAAAAAGGTAAATTTGCAGAATTGAGATGAGCAGTTATGAAGACCGTTAGATTAACTTTCAGGTTGGAATCAAAAAGCACATTTAAATAAAGTGTTACTAAAAGTCAATTTGTTCAGCAATTCTCCCACACATCTTGTTGTATGTAAATTAGATTTCAAAATCAAATCTTGCGTGAACAATTTATAAAAAAACTCTGAACATACCTGTTCAATAGGCATTTTTTTCTTCCTATACTTTCTCTTTTTGCGAATAGATTTCCGAACATTATTTAGGTCAATGGCAGGAGATTTCGGAGAAAGAAGCCTGGATTGGTCTTTAATGATTTCCTCAATACTTTTCTTACTGAACAGTTTGGGAGATGTTGGTATTGGTTGGTCATCTTCAACAGCAATTTCTTCAACTGGAGAGTCACCTGTGGCATTTGCAATACCGGACTTGTGaatctgttcagtttctgataAAGCCATATTTTGATGGCTTTCTTCAAGGATCGTTGAGAGATTTGCTCCTTTAGAATATGTAGATTTGCTTGACATAACTGTGTTCCATTGTTTAGCTCCTGTTTTAAAACTGACACTGTTTATAATCATGAGCTTCTGAGTATTCTCAGGACTTGaagaaattttctcaaaactttcATCATTGGGGTTTACAAATTTAGATATGGGAGAGATGGTTGGTATCCCAGACTTGAACAAGACTGATTCAtaaagcattttctgtgtttcaaagCTATCATGTTCTATTCTGGATAGCTCTATATTCTTTCCCACAAAGTTATCTCTGTTTTCAAAGGAGAATTCAGGCGTGCTACATTTTACAGAGGATGAAAGTCCAGTTGTCAGTAGCTCCACATTTATAAAAGGTATTTCTTCGTCAGACATACTGTTGATCCCTAAGGACAGAGCACAAAAGAGTTGATTTCAAAGGGGAAGCAAAACATATGGGCCTGAATTTCCAGACCCCATTGACTATGGTTCATGCTTTTGGGTAAAATACTGCAAACTCTGCTGCTCTTACTAGGTACCATCAGGCATATGATTTACAGGCTGACAAACAACCTATTGGGTCATATCATGAACACACCTTCCATAGCCAATACATCTGAGCGGGAATTAAACCTGGAGTTTCTGGACTAGAGATACAGATGTTCCCATTGCTCCACAAGACCACCTATCATCTTCACTCCATTAAAACAGTACCAATGATGAAAGTCTTTTCAAACAATGAAACCAAAGTTTTATTCAGTACCTCACAATAACAGCCAGACAATCTCCTTTGATCTGTTGGGATCAAACTGTTGGAATTGTTGTAGGTTCTGAAAAGCAACCAAACATCAATAATTGCATAATGGTAGTCTTCAGGATAATGTCAAGAAACAGGTATTGTAACTGCTAGatcagattgtttttttttaaatctcctcaCTGGATACAGGCAgctttaaaagttttaaaatgctaGGGGTTTAAATAGATTCACAGTCCTATAGACCTTTGCCAGTCTTCAATCTAAATATTTGTCACTCTATGACTGCAACTTAAAGACTTTTCTGCTGTAAAACACCAGTATTCAAAAAGGTCCAACTGAATTTGGATTTCCCTCATATATGAATCACATCTTGCACTGACTGGTTAATATGTGAATTGATTGTCTCCACAACTCTGCAGAAATAGTGCCAAAAGTTGGAACTAAAAAACAACTtttcacaaaattattttttaacaaaaaaatctaAATAACCAAACTCCATCTTTCTAACCCTTTAGGAGTACACTAGTTTCTTGTGAGAAGAAATGTAATTTTTGTTCATTCAGGTGATATGACCTCCATTGAGTGTATGgctatccccagttgcccttgacaaATTAGTGgcgagctgcctccttgaactgctgcagtccatttgatgtatcTAATCAAAAATGCTATTAGGACCAAATTCTGATACTCACTCACTCCCTAATGACAATAAAGGAATGATAGTATATTTCCAAATGAAATGGTGATGGCATGGGGAAGAAcatacaggtggtggtgttcccatgcgtcTATTGCCCTTCTCCTTGTAGATTgtagtggtcgtgggtttggaaaatgctgtcaaagGTACCTAGATGAATTTCACTACATCTCGTAGATGGTGCATATTGCTGTCcatcagtggtggatggagtgaatgtttatgtaTGTGGTGCTACTCAAAtgagctgctttttcctggatggtgtcaatgttggagctacactcatctgAGTAAGTGGGTAGTGATCCATTGttacttgtagatggtggaaaggctttggagttcaggaagtgagatacCTACTGCAGGATTCCTTACCTCTGGTTTGTTTTTGTCATTACAGCATAGGAGCAGGCTCTTAAGCCCACTATTTGTGTTGAccttgatgccattctaaactaatctcatctgcctgcacatggtccttattcctctattctctgcctgtccaTGTAACTgtctaaatgcatcttaaatgttgctgtcaTGTCTGCTTCTACCAACTCCCCAGCAGCACTTTCAAGACAACTACTACCTtcttatgtaaaaaaaaacttgcctcacacatctcctttaaactttgcccttttcaccttaaagctatacCCTATTGTATTTGAAATTTCTTCTGTGAgaactattcatcctatccatgcttctcaattttatatgtttttaatcaggtcacccttcagcctctgaaactctagtaaaaacaatccaagtttgatCAACCTCTCCTTAAAACTGGTCTGCTCCaatccatgcaacatcctggtaaacctcttttgcaccctctccattaTTCCTATATTGTATTGACTAGAACGGCTAACAATGCTCCAAATAAGCCTAACTAAAGTCTTCTATAGcttcaacatgacttgccaactttaatattcaatgccctgactgaaggcAAGTCctcctttaccaccttatccacttataTTGCCACCTTTGGGGAGCTAcagactttcagggagctatgcaccctaagatccttctgtatattaGTGCTCTGAAGGGTTCAGTCATATACAGtgtattttcctcttgcatttgaccctCCAAAACGCACCACCCCACACTTCCAATTAaactccacccaactttccaactgatctatgtaTTGCTATATCCTTTGACAGCCTTCCTCACAATCCACAAATCCACTAATTTTCACAtcgcctgcaaatttactaatcaaaccatctatattttcatccaaatcatttatatacattacaaacaGAGGTCGGAGCACTGATCCACACAGAATACCACTGATCATGAACCTCCAGTCAGAAATACACACCTCCACAACTATCCCCTGTcttcaaaccaattttatatccaacttaGCAACTCATCCCATAAGACttgatcttctggaccagcctactgTGAGGgctcttgtcaaatgctttagtaaagtccatgtagacaagaTTCACTGACCTgtcctcaatcatctttgtcacttcctcaaaacactcagTCAAATTTGAGAAGTAAGGCCTCCACACATATAAAAGCTATTCTGACTGTCCTGAATaaatccattcttttccaaatgcaagtaaatcctattCCTAAGAATTTTCTGCAAactttccctaccactgatagaATGCCTACTAGCCTATATTTTCCTGGATTATCtttgttgcccttcttaaacaaag encodes:
- the LOC122553687 gene encoding uncharacterized protein LOC122553687, with protein sequence MSDEEIPFINVELLTTGLSSSVKCSTPEFSFENRDNFVGKNIELSRIEHDSFETQKMLYESVLFKSGIPTISPISKFVNPNDESFEKISSSPENTQKLMIINSVSFKTGAKQWNTVMSSKSTYSKGANLSTILEESHQNMALSETEQIHKSGIANATGDSPVEEIAVEDDQPIPTSPKLFSKKSIEEIIKDQSRLLSPKSPAIDLNNVRKSIRKKRKYRKKKMPIEQQIRIKEWTIRQLTSIEEATKHELLVEID